From Acidicapsa acidisoli, the proteins below share one genomic window:
- the lepB gene encoding signal peptidase I, translated as MNRTPTFPAEMERERSGASSGSFAPGEAVALGAVSSGTVSTGPVPTNQVSQGNGHPVFGIRQAIAHDVRHGLPEAVSSLLKTIIVALFVLTFLAQPMVIPSESMEHTLLVGDFLLMNRSALAPAGIWKRILPYAGVQRGEIVTFHSPLDPREYLVKRVIGLPGDRLRIDNGQVSINGQVLDEPYAAFEPTSDNPYLDHFPTNIYSDPGVEPGWWKQLQQSTKNGELVIPPGKYFMLGDNRNHSRDSRYWGFVSRDEIIARPLVIYFSLTRPSRTDIQQASDDRLGHESDVSAHLKGFARWKRIFRVVH; from the coding sequence ATGAACAGGACGCCCACTTTTCCGGCGGAGATGGAGCGGGAGCGCTCCGGGGCCAGCTCTGGCTCTTTCGCGCCGGGTGAGGCGGTTGCGCTTGGCGCTGTGTCGTCAGGCACGGTCTCGACAGGTCCCGTTCCTACAAATCAGGTCTCGCAAGGCAATGGTCATCCGGTCTTTGGCATCCGTCAGGCAATTGCGCACGATGTGCGGCATGGCTTGCCCGAGGCGGTATCGTCTTTGCTGAAAACGATCATCGTTGCGCTCTTTGTGCTGACATTTCTGGCGCAGCCGATGGTGATCCCGTCCGAGAGCATGGAGCATACGCTGCTGGTGGGGGATTTTCTGCTGATGAATCGCTCCGCTTTGGCGCCGGCTGGAATCTGGAAGCGCATTTTGCCCTATGCCGGAGTGCAGCGCGGCGAGATCGTCACCTTCCATTCGCCGCTGGACCCAAGGGAGTATCTGGTGAAGCGCGTGATTGGGCTGCCTGGCGACCGTCTGCGGATCGATAATGGGCAGGTTTCGATCAACGGGCAGGTGCTGGACGAGCCGTATGCGGCCTTTGAGCCGACTTCGGACAACCCCTATCTCGATCATTTTCCGACCAACATCTACAGCGACCCGGGCGTGGAGCCGGGCTGGTGGAAGCAGTTGCAGCAGTCGACGAAAAATGGCGAGCTGGTGATTCCGCCGGGCAAGTATTTCATGCTTGGGGATAATCGCAATCACAGCCGAGATTCGCGGTACTGGGGGTTTGTGTCGCGCGACGAAATTATTGCCCGGCCGCTGGTAATTTACTTCTCGCTGACGCGGCCGTCGCGAACAGATATTCAACAGGCGTCGGATGATAGACTTGGGCACGAAAGCGATGTTTCGGCGCATCTGAAAGGGTTTGCGCGCTGGAAGCGTATTTTTCGGGTAGTTCATTAG
- the rnc gene encoding ribonuclease III yields MEQAVIAQSAELARLEAALGHIFARPELLLHALTHRSQAYELSMESTGKPDDVGLAGGLTERGDNERLEFLGDAVLGVVVAEALYQAHPDWQEGELTRIRAQLVSRRHMAEVALAIGLGEHLRLGKGEERSGGRKKVAILANAMEAVIAAMYLDAGQDAKRDGALEPVRRFARMHILGPAADDLARELLSGAALGDHKSALQEHLQATRAGVPVYLVESESGPDHRKRFQVEVRLRTADGQMGDSLASGIGTTKKKAEQEAARRALALLVMQEPAQV; encoded by the coding sequence ATGGAACAGGCGGTTATCGCCCAATCCGCGGAGTTGGCCCGGCTGGAGGCGGCACTGGGGCATATATTTGCGCGTCCGGAGCTGCTGTTGCATGCGTTAACGCACCGTTCGCAGGCGTATGAGCTGTCGATGGAGTCGACGGGCAAGCCCGACGACGTTGGACTTGCGGGTGGTCTGACCGAGCGCGGCGACAACGAGCGGCTTGAGTTCCTGGGGGATGCGGTGCTCGGAGTGGTGGTCGCCGAGGCGCTGTACCAGGCTCATCCGGATTGGCAGGAGGGGGAGCTGACTCGCATCCGCGCGCAACTGGTGAGCCGCCGCCACATGGCGGAGGTCGCCCTGGCCATCGGGTTGGGCGAACATCTGCGTCTGGGTAAGGGCGAAGAGCGATCCGGCGGACGGAAGAAGGTGGCGATTCTCGCCAACGCCATGGAAGCGGTGATTGCAGCGATGTATCTGGATGCCGGACAGGACGCGAAAAGAGATGGCGCTCTGGAGCCGGTGCGCCGCTTTGCCCGCATGCATATTCTGGGTCCGGCTGCGGACGATCTCGCGCGGGAACTGCTCTCCGGTGCGGCTCTTGGCGATCACAAGTCTGCGCTGCAGGAGCACTTACAGGCGACGCGAGCGGGAGTTCCGGTGTATCTTGTCGAAAGCGAAAGCGGCCCGGACCACCGCAAGCGATTTCAGGTGGAAGTGCGGCTGAGAACGGCGGACGGTCAGATGGGTGATTCGCTGGCAAGCGGAATTGGGACCACCAAGAAAAAGGCAGAGCAGGAGGCCGCGCGGCGCGCCCTGGCTTTGCTGGTCATGCAGGAGCCAGCGCAGGTATGA
- a CDS encoding tetratricopeptide repeat protein, with amino-acid sequence MNRRNSRIVPPAVSSFVVALGLLAVPALVLAQAKRPDSASSSSANSGQSASSSSSSGPAFAQEKAPSLVDPAGPAIELVNSEQLFFMAATLNACGYDEGLAESDPVRQEVRNEVNQALAASEDARDKRDKVCLYIAQHRMTGTIKDISQYISLALYLTPPPDLETSVELPEMPPDSTQVVEILPLLKDFAAAVDLHGIWLTHHHGYDEIVNRLHDGLTQMILSTNYYLKMPASTYDGRRFLVVVEPQLNPHTINARVYGTDFVDVVSPVNGQIRMSDVRHTYLHYLIEPLLYSRSSATDRFLPIMKEVRDAPLDYRLRSDIVDLTIECLIKAVEARTMDTGIKPYVAPKDEKRSDFERIESERNAVNQKMEQVRIAQVRHDMAQGYVLTAYFYEQLGIFEKDPASLKDTIGELVYSMDVDHEIHRARDVTFDKEADDDVLRRSAPRKLTGLDLAEARLAAGDYATASAMARQSLTMVSGGETVDTGRANFILARAAILTGHPQDAMTEFEKAASTAKETRILAWSHIYLGRMMDLDCKRDEALAQYKEALAVRDGQQDTRLAAERGVKAAYAVKGHSCEENADTDGADDDTDNSGGKPAPNLPTAPPPSVTAPK; translated from the coding sequence TTGAACCGTAGAAATTCTCGAATTGTTCCGCCGGCTGTCTCTTCGTTTGTCGTTGCTCTAGGGCTGCTGGCTGTCCCGGCTCTCGTTCTGGCCCAAGCGAAGAGGCCTGATTCCGCCTCTTCCAGTTCTGCCAATTCGGGTCAGAGTGCTTCGTCCTCATCCTCTTCGGGGCCGGCATTTGCGCAGGAGAAGGCGCCGTCGCTCGTGGACCCGGCAGGTCCGGCGATTGAGCTGGTGAACTCCGAGCAGCTGTTTTTCATGGCCGCTACGCTGAATGCCTGCGGTTATGACGAAGGGCTCGCGGAAAGCGATCCGGTCCGGCAAGAGGTGCGCAATGAGGTGAATCAGGCGCTGGCGGCGAGCGAGGATGCGCGTGACAAGAGAGACAAGGTTTGCCTGTACATCGCACAGCACCGCATGACGGGGACGATCAAGGACATTTCTCAGTACATCTCGCTGGCGCTTTATCTCACTCCGCCGCCGGATTTGGAGACATCGGTCGAACTTCCTGAGATGCCGCCGGATTCGACGCAGGTGGTGGAGATTCTTCCGCTCTTGAAGGATTTCGCTGCAGCTGTCGATCTGCACGGAATCTGGCTGACCCACCACCATGGGTACGACGAGATCGTTAACCGCCTGCATGACGGCCTGACGCAGATGATTCTCTCGACCAACTACTACCTTAAGATGCCCGCTTCCACGTACGACGGTCGGCGTTTTCTGGTGGTGGTCGAGCCGCAACTTAACCCGCACACCATCAATGCGCGCGTTTATGGGACGGATTTCGTCGACGTTGTTTCGCCGGTCAACGGGCAGATTCGCATGAGTGATGTGCGGCACACGTACCTGCACTACCTGATCGAGCCGCTTTTATATTCGCGTTCAAGCGCAACGGACCGTTTTCTGCCGATTATGAAGGAAGTACGAGACGCTCCACTGGATTACCGGCTTCGATCGGACATTGTGGACCTGACAATCGAGTGTCTTATCAAGGCGGTCGAGGCGCGGACGATGGATACAGGGATCAAGCCGTACGTCGCCCCGAAGGATGAAAAGCGCTCCGATTTTGAGCGGATCGAAAGCGAACGAAATGCCGTAAACCAGAAGATGGAGCAGGTGCGCATCGCTCAGGTGCGCCACGACATGGCCCAGGGATACGTTCTGACCGCATATTTTTACGAGCAGTTGGGCATTTTCGAGAAGGACCCGGCGAGCCTCAAGGACACGATCGGCGAACTGGTCTACAGCATGGATGTGGATCACGAGATTCATCGGGCCCGGGATGTGACGTTTGACAAAGAGGCGGACGACGATGTTCTGCGGCGCTCGGCTCCGCGCAAGCTGACAGGGCTGGATCTTGCGGAAGCGCGGCTGGCAGCGGGCGACTATGCGACGGCGTCGGCGATGGCGCGCCAGTCGCTGACGATGGTATCCGGCGGCGAGACAGTCGATACGGGACGAGCGAATTTCATTCTGGCGCGCGCGGCGATTCTTACCGGGCATCCGCAGGACGCGATGACTGAATTTGAAAAGGCGGCGTCGACGGCCAAGGAGACCCGGATACTGGCCTGGTCGCACATCTACCTCGGGCGGATGATGGACCTGGATTGCAAACGGGATGAGGCGCTCGCGCAATACAAGGAGGCCCTGGCGGTACGCGACGGGCAGCAGGATACGCGGCTGGCGGCAGAGCGTGGAGTCAAGGCGGCGTATGCGGTGAAGGGTCATAGTTGTGAGGAAAATGCGGACACGGACGGTGCGGATGACGATACGGATAATTCGGGCGGCAAGCCGGCGCCGAACCTTCCTACAGCACCCCCGCCGTCTGTCACGGCGCCAAAGTAA
- a CDS encoding HAD family hydrolase → MTASSSSASVISAPVTVRCKGVLFDMDGILISSLGSVERSWRTWGLARGIDPTTAIHTAHGCRAIETIRKLRPDLDDEAELKFIEDLEIADKEGLAVLPGVLDLLAALPAYRWTVVTSATERLARVRMAAGGIPVPKHITTADHVTNGKPHPEPYLRGAEILELDPRDCVVFEDSASGTKAGRAAGCTVIGTTFSHSVEELSAAHYLVTDLTGIKVELAPEDQTILLHFVPLAI, encoded by the coding sequence ATGACGGCTTCTTCCTCTTCTGCTTCTGTAATCTCGGCTCCTGTAACAGTCCGCTGCAAAGGCGTTCTCTTCGACATGGATGGGATTCTCATCTCTTCGCTGGGATCGGTGGAACGAAGCTGGCGTACCTGGGGACTCGCTCGCGGAATCGACCCGACCACGGCGATTCATACCGCGCACGGCTGCCGGGCCATCGAGACCATCCGCAAGCTGCGACCCGATCTGGACGATGAGGCCGAGTTGAAGTTCATCGAAGACCTGGAAATCGCGGATAAGGAAGGGCTTGCCGTGCTTCCCGGTGTGCTGGACCTGCTTGCCGCCTTACCGGCCTATCGCTGGACGGTGGTGACCTCGGCGACCGAACGGCTGGCGCGTGTCCGCATGGCTGCGGGCGGCATTCCGGTTCCCAAGCACATTACGACGGCGGATCATGTCACGAATGGCAAACCGCATCCGGAGCCCTATTTGCGCGGCGCGGAGATACTGGAGCTAGACCCGCGAGACTGCGTGGTCTTTGAGGACTCCGCTTCAGGAACCAAAGCCGGGCGCGCGGCTGGATGCACGGTCATCGGAACGACCTTTTCTCACTCCGTCGAGGAACTGAGCGCGGCCCACTACCTGGTGACCGACCTTACGGGGATCAAGGTGGAACTGGCGCCGGAAGATCAGACGATTCTGTTGCACTTTGTCCCGTTAGCTATTTAA
- a CDS encoding AsmA family protein codes for MTDQGARAERAQTGQEKSKTRWRRRITVAAGLIALLAAGLVLPPLINISRYQRRVAALMTQSLGRPVHMSSVELRLLPLPGFVLHDLSVSEDPEFGAEPILSARTVVASVRLQSLWRGKLEIYRVSVDEASLNLVRSARGRWNLSSLMLGAQPALTGGGSRSTGAPVMGASAHFPYLEATNSRVNLKNGAEKSPYSLVSADLSLWQDEPGKWRVRLRGQPVRTDIEMSLGDTGEVRMEARLQSAAELRAMPIQLQMEWRNAQLGQLSRLLFGSDAGWRGDVTADIDVQGTPESAQTRARLRATGVRREEFSPAVPMDFDANCNFRFQHSQNALHQLGCDTAIGDGRLHLKAELPGNAGEPEATLEVQQVPLQAGLDMLRTIRSGFAPGLSVAGNANGSLSYSQPAEEPDSRTTKGTLHRREQKRLADSAKGIEAVPTKLKGTITVDGGQIKGGELKEPVVLPKMVWTPSFVPGFANGAGLGTKFTIALGAGAPVLQTPVQQTAAPSGDPKSSRGAAAPVQAIAVRIGVGARGFDAALTGTAGTARVRELAYGFGLPHLDAADGFTGGTADVDVTATGPWIPAADVAASLQDGVSAANAPSPTSASAKASMSAGRKSRLSASTAAPTDLLGRDSVSGTVQLHHAQWKAAYLARPVDMLQATITFSGSDVAFASDFTYGSAKDAGKDQIRGSAQVNAPTNCKTGSPGECVPAVQLRFGSLDAAVVQSALVGTPEEKSLLSPLLDRMRSSEKPKWPEVAVNVQADALAIGAVVLQKPVIHMRLKENEILLEDWEADLLGGSAKGTGRFAWASDRPDYTFDANFSHLSATSTGALIEAKWTGGPVSSSGNIHLSGLTPKDLVASASGNLNFDWQNGAISTTTGDEPKERAEEEKPRETKSEESKPADTKFDEWKGVATIHGGTVQVGENTMRVARRTLSMAGEIPFGGPAKLAFASKSATRRGQPDRTPAVK; via the coding sequence ATGACGGACCAAGGCGCTCGGGCGGAAAGAGCGCAGACGGGCCAAGAGAAAAGCAAGACCCGCTGGAGACGCCGTATCACGGTGGCAGCGGGCCTGATCGCGCTGCTCGCCGCCGGTCTGGTGCTGCCGCCTCTCATCAATATCAGCCGGTATCAGCGCAGGGTTGCCGCGCTGATGACGCAGTCGCTCGGCCGGCCGGTGCATATGTCCAGCGTGGAGCTTCGCTTGCTTCCGCTTCCGGGGTTTGTGCTGCACGATCTCTCGGTCAGCGAAGACCCGGAGTTTGGCGCGGAGCCGATTCTCTCGGCGCGAACGGTTGTCGCTTCGGTGCGGTTGCAGTCGTTGTGGCGGGGCAAGCTTGAGATCTACCGCGTCAGTGTCGATGAGGCCAGCCTGAATCTTGTGCGGTCGGCCCGGGGGCGCTGGAATCTGAGCTCCCTGATGTTGGGCGCTCAACCTGCGTTGACCGGCGGAGGCAGCCGGTCAACAGGTGCGCCGGTGATGGGAGCGTCGGCCCATTTTCCCTATCTTGAGGCGACGAATTCTCGCGTGAACTTGAAGAATGGGGCCGAAAAGAGCCCATATTCTCTGGTCAGCGCGGATCTTTCGCTGTGGCAGGATGAGCCGGGCAAGTGGCGTGTGCGCCTGCGCGGACAGCCGGTGCGCACGGATATCGAGATGAGCCTTGGGGACACGGGCGAAGTACGCATGGAGGCCCGTCTGCAAAGTGCAGCGGAGCTTCGCGCCATGCCGATTCAGCTTCAGATGGAGTGGCGCAATGCGCAGCTCGGCCAGCTTTCGCGGCTGCTGTTCGGATCAGACGCCGGATGGCGCGGCGATGTGACGGCGGATATCGACGTGCAGGGCACTCCCGAGAGCGCCCAGACCAGAGCGCGGCTGCGTGCGACCGGGGTGCGGCGCGAAGAGTTTTCGCCTGCGGTGCCGATGGACTTCGACGCCAACTGCAACTTTCGTTTTCAGCACTCGCAGAACGCATTGCACCAACTGGGGTGTGACACAGCCATCGGCGATGGACGGCTGCATCTGAAGGCAGAGCTGCCGGGGAATGCGGGCGAGCCGGAGGCGACGCTGGAGGTGCAGCAGGTTCCGCTACAGGCGGGTCTGGATATGCTGCGCACGATTCGCAGCGGCTTTGCGCCCGGTCTTTCGGTCGCAGGGAATGCCAACGGCAGCCTGAGTTATAGCCAGCCTGCCGAGGAGCCGGACAGCCGGACGACGAAGGGAACATTGCATCGCCGGGAACAAAAGAGGCTCGCGGATTCTGCAAAGGGGATTGAGGCCGTACCAACGAAATTGAAGGGAACGATTACGGTCGACGGCGGCCAGATCAAGGGCGGGGAGTTGAAAGAGCCGGTGGTGCTGCCAAAGATGGTCTGGACTCCGTCGTTTGTGCCCGGTTTTGCGAATGGCGCGGGATTAGGGACGAAGTTCACGATTGCTTTGGGGGCTGGAGCGCCTGTTCTACAAACTCCTGTCCAGCAGACTGCTGCCCCGTCGGGCGACCCCAAATCGAGCAGGGGAGCGGCGGCTCCGGTGCAGGCGATTGCGGTACGGATCGGGGTCGGCGCGCGAGGCTTCGATGCTGCGTTAACCGGAACTGCCGGGACCGCGAGAGTTCGCGAGCTGGCTTATGGCTTTGGTTTGCCGCACCTGGACGCGGCGGACGGCTTTACCGGAGGAACCGCGGATGTTGATGTTACCGCGACTGGTCCGTGGATTCCCGCAGCGGATGTTGCAGCATCTCTGCAGGATGGGGTAAGTGCTGCGAATGCTCCTTCGCCTACGTCAGCTTCCGCCAAAGCCTCGATGAGTGCGGGGCGAAAATCGAGGCTGTCGGCCTCGACTGCGGCGCCCACGGATCTCCTGGGACGCGACTCCGTCTCCGGAACTGTGCAACTGCACCACGCGCAATGGAAGGCGGCTTATCTGGCCCGTCCCGTCGACATGCTGCAGGCGACGATCACATTTTCCGGCTCTGACGTGGCTTTTGCATCCGACTTCACTTACGGAAGCGCCAAGGATGCTGGCAAAGACCAGATTCGAGGCTCGGCACAGGTCAATGCTCCTACGAACTGCAAGACTGGATCTCCCGGCGAGTGCGTGCCCGCCGTCCAATTGCGTTTTGGATCGCTCGACGCTGCGGTGGTGCAGTCCGCCCTTGTCGGAACTCCCGAGGAGAAATCGCTGCTTTCCCCGCTGCTTGACCGGATGCGGTCTTCCGAGAAGCCAAAATGGCCGGAAGTTGCTGTGAATGTTCAGGCGGATGCCCTGGCGATTGGCGCGGTAGTGTTGCAAAAGCCCGTCATTCACATGCGGTTGAAGGAAAACGAAATTCTTCTCGAGGATTGGGAAGCCGATTTGCTGGGCGGCTCGGCGAAGGGAACCGGCCGCTTTGCGTGGGCCAGCGACAGGCCGGATTATACGTTCGATGCTAATTTTTCTCATCTCAGCGCGACGTCTACCGGAGCATTGATCGAGGCCAAGTGGACAGGCGGACCGGTGAGCAGTAGTGGCAATATTCATCTTTCCGGATTGACGCCCAAGGATTTGGTGGCGTCTGCCTCCGGGAATCTCAACTTCGACTGGCAGAACGGCGCGATCTCGACGACAACCGGGGACGAGCCGAAGGAGCGAGCAGAGGAAGAAAAACCTCGGGAAACGAAATCTGAGGAATCGAAGCCTGCGGATACGAAATTCGACGAGTGGAAGGGAGTCGCGACCATCCACGGCGGAACGGTGCAAGTGGGCGAGAATACGATGCGCGTCGCTCGACGGACTCTGAGTATGGCTGGTGAAATACCCTTTGGTGGGCCTGCCAAATTGGCATTCGCGTCGAAGTCCGCAACTCGGCGCGGTCAGCCGGATCGGACGCCCGCCGTAAAATAG
- the kdsB gene encoding 3-deoxy-manno-octulosonate cytidylyltransferase, producing MSRGKILGVIPARLASTRLPRKVLREIAGKPMVEWVWRAAVASRQMDEVVVATDSAEVEEACRERGIPVAMTSPECASGSDRVYEVSRQIAAEIYVNIQGDEPLLTPDHFAPMLALFARTEVQVSTISVPCPASDFANPNAVKVVTAADGRALYFSRSTIPFDRDRIGFTGYRKHLGLYAYRKAALEQFAALAPSPLEQIERLEQLRLLENGISIYVGQAEGDSIGVDTEDDLQRANEILGAILRGRQQP from the coding sequence ATGAGTAGAGGAAAAATTCTTGGCGTCATTCCGGCGCGGCTCGCTTCCACCCGATTGCCCCGCAAAGTGCTTCGCGAAATCGCTGGCAAACCCATGGTGGAGTGGGTCTGGCGCGCCGCAGTCGCCAGCCGCCAGATGGACGAGGTTGTCGTCGCAACCGACTCCGCCGAAGTGGAAGAAGCTTGCCGGGAACGCGGAATTCCCGTGGCCATGACGTCGCCTGAATGCGCCAGCGGCAGCGACCGTGTCTACGAGGTTTCGCGGCAGATCGCCGCTGAGATCTACGTCAACATTCAGGGCGACGAGCCTTTGCTGACTCCGGATCACTTCGCGCCCATGCTGGCTCTCTTTGCACGTACAGAAGTGCAGGTGAGCACTATCTCTGTTCCCTGCCCTGCGAGTGATTTCGCCAACCCCAACGCGGTGAAGGTCGTAACCGCCGCAGATGGCCGCGCGCTCTACTTTTCCCGCTCCACCATCCCCTTCGACCGTGACCGGATCGGCTTCACCGGCTATCGCAAGCATCTTGGCCTCTACGCCTACCGGAAAGCGGCGTTGGAGCAATTTGCCGCGCTCGCGCCATCTCCGCTCGAACAGATCGAGCGCCTTGAACAGTTAAGATTGCTCGAAAACGGCATTTCGATTTATGTAGGACAAGCCGAAGGCGACAGCATCGGTGTCGACACGGAAGACGATCTTCAGCGCGCCAATGAGATCCTGGGTGCAATTCTGCGCGGACGCCAGCAGCCTTAA
- the lepB gene encoding signal peptidase I, which yields MATEDKLVINGPVPRLIGAKGADGEIGSQAVSEVKETPFEALASICSVLVIGMFILTFLAQNFLIPSGSMLDALLVGDHLLVDRITIAPRPSWMPLVHYREPKRGDIVVFFGPGQPDTHLVKRLIGVPGDHIHLRNGIVILNGVAQNEPYVKPRPEDVYSPYIDDFPSVPTSEASGVTAEWAVDLPNHIQGNDLVVPPGMYFMMGDNRHNSNDGRFWGFTPRANIVGRPLFNYWSFKTPDDQMYKTGLANQIAWMGNVVLHFFTDTRWKRTLNPVR from the coding sequence ATGGCCACGGAAGACAAGCTGGTGATCAATGGACCTGTTCCGCGCCTCATTGGGGCAAAAGGGGCAGACGGTGAGATCGGCTCTCAAGCTGTTTCAGAGGTGAAGGAGACGCCTTTCGAAGCGCTGGCCAGCATCTGTTCCGTGCTGGTAATTGGCATGTTCATCCTCACTTTTTTAGCGCAGAATTTCTTAATTCCGTCCGGATCGATGTTGGATGCCCTGCTGGTTGGAGATCACCTGCTGGTCGACCGCATTACGATCGCTCCGCGGCCGAGTTGGATGCCGCTGGTGCATTATCGTGAGCCGAAGCGTGGCGATATAGTGGTCTTTTTCGGGCCGGGGCAGCCGGATACGCACCTTGTGAAGCGATTGATCGGCGTACCCGGCGATCATATTCACCTGCGCAATGGCATAGTCATTCTCAACGGCGTGGCTCAGAACGAGCCGTACGTGAAACCCCGGCCAGAAGATGTTTACTCTCCCTACATCGACGATTTCCCATCGGTCCCGACTTCGGAGGCCAGTGGCGTTACCGCCGAGTGGGCGGTGGATCTGCCCAATCACATTCAGGGCAACGACCTCGTGGTTCCGCCCGGCATGTACTTCATGATGGGCGACAATCGGCACAACAGCAATGACGGGCGCTTCTGGGGATTTACGCCTCGCGCCAACATCGTAGGACGGCCTCTGTTCAATTACTGGTCCTTCAAAACTCCCGACGACCAGATGTACAAGACGGGGCTTGCGAACCAGATTGCCTGGATGGGGAACGTGGTGCTTCATTTCTTTACCGATACCCGCTGGAAGCGCACTCTTAATCCGGTGAGGTAG
- the lepB gene encoding signal peptidase I: protein MAKADRLVMEKPAPGEIAETDAKVNSNAGERVEETPFEALASICSVLVIGLFILTFLAQNFVIPSGSMEKTLLVGDHLLVDRITLAPTASWMPLVHYREPKRGDIVVFLKPGNPDMFLVKRLIGVPGDHIHLRNGVVILNGVAQNEPKAALWPGDTYYPYIDDFPSVSPTEANDVTEEWAVDLPNHIQGNDLVVPPGMFFMMGDHRHNSLDSRFWGFVPRANIVGRPLFNYWSFKTPDDQMDKTGIGDRISWMGHVVLHFFTDTRWKRTLHMVN, encoded by the coding sequence ATGGCCAAGGCAGACAGACTTGTAATGGAAAAGCCCGCACCCGGCGAGATCGCGGAGACCGACGCGAAGGTGAATTCCAACGCAGGGGAACGTGTTGAGGAGACGCCGTTTGAGGCGCTTGCGAGCATCTGTTCCGTGTTGGTCATCGGTCTTTTCATCCTCACATTTCTGGCGCAGAATTTTGTGATTCCCTCCGGGTCGATGGAGAAGACGCTGCTGGTTGGCGATCACCTGCTGGTGGATCGCATTACCCTCGCTCCCACGGCTTCGTGGATGCCGCTGGTTCATTATCGCGAGCCAAAACGGGGCGATATTGTCGTGTTTCTCAAGCCTGGCAATCCGGATATGTTTCTGGTGAAGCGGCTGATTGGTGTTCCCGGAGATCATATTCATCTGCGCAACGGAGTCGTGATCCTGAACGGCGTGGCACAGAATGAGCCTAAGGCCGCGCTCTGGCCAGGCGACACCTATTACCCGTATATCGATGATTTTCCTTCGGTTTCGCCAACGGAAGCGAACGATGTCACCGAGGAGTGGGCGGTCGATCTGCCGAATCATATTCAGGGCAACGATCTGGTTGTGCCGCCCGGGATGTTTTTCATGATGGGAGATCATCGGCATAACAGTCTCGATTCGCGCTTCTGGGGATTTGTGCCGCGCGCCAACATTGTTGGACGGCCTCTGTTCAACTACTGGTCCTTTAAGACACCGGATGACCAGATGGACAAGACAGGGATTGGCGACCGCATCTCCTGGATGGGGCATGTGGTGCTGCATTTCTTCACCGATACCCGCTGGAAGCGTACCCTGCACATGGTGAACTGA